A section of the Roseivirga sp. BDSF3-8 genome encodes:
- the mnmH gene encoding tRNA 2-selenouridine(34) synthase MnmH → MRSLPVHLFLEKVETLPLIDVRSPAEYAAGHIPRARSLPLFSDEERARVGTCYKQKGKDEAVLLGLDLIGPRMSQLVRSALQVAPGRNLLIHCWRGGMRSESVAWLLEKAGFTCHTLQGGYKAYRNHVLQAYEQPMPLVIVSGGTGTGKTDILKELRRSGEQVIDLEGLANHKGSAFGNLDQHQQPTVEQFHANMHRVWESLDPARTVWIEDESFSIGQVRLPYPLWEQMKAAPCVVPEVPAPLRVQRLVEEYGQYDKQALAQACSRVSKKLGGTRYKKALADLEGGDLQSVAENLLLYYDKTYNEGIARREEVLRVPVDTADPAQNARAICEAWHTYKTLEDSL, encoded by the coding sequence ATGAGGTCCCTACCCGTTCATTTATTCTTAGAAAAGGTCGAAACCCTGCCCCTGATAGACGTACGCTCCCCCGCCGAGTATGCCGCCGGACACATACCCCGCGCCCGGTCCCTTCCCCTTTTTTCAGATGAGGAAAGAGCCAGGGTAGGTACCTGCTACAAGCAAAAAGGCAAAGATGAGGCCGTACTTCTGGGGCTCGACCTCATTGGTCCCCGCATGAGCCAGCTTGTCCGCTCCGCCCTGCAGGTGGCCCCCGGCAGGAACCTTCTCATACACTGCTGGCGCGGTGGCATGCGTAGCGAAAGTGTCGCCTGGCTGCTCGAAAAAGCAGGCTTTACCTGCCATACCCTGCAGGGAGGCTACAAAGCCTACCGCAACCATGTCCTCCAAGCCTATGAGCAGCCAATGCCCCTCGTCATAGTCAGTGGCGGTACCGGCACCGGCAAAACAGATATCCTTAAAGAACTCAGACGCTCCGGCGAGCAAGTTATTGACCTCGAAGGCCTTGCCAATCATAAAGGCAGTGCCTTTGGTAACCTCGATCAGCACCAGCAACCCACCGTAGAGCAATTCCATGCCAATATGCACCGCGTCTGGGAGTCCCTGGATCCCGCCAGAACCGTATGGATAGAAGATGAGTCCTTTAGCATAGGCCAGGTCAGGCTGCCCTACCCCCTGTGGGAGCAGATGAAAGCAGCCCCCTGTGTCGTCCCCGAAGTGCCAGCCCCCCTTCGCGTACAGCGCCTCGTAGAAGAGTACGGGCAATACGATAAACAAGCCCTCGCCCAGGCCTGTAGCCGCGTAAGCAAAAAGCTCGGCGGTACACGCTACAAAAAGGCACTTGCCGATCTGGAGGGGGGAGACCTGCAGTCCGTAGCTGAAAACCTGCTGCTATACTATGATAAAACATATAACGAAGGCATCGCCCGCAGAGAAGAAGTACTGCGTGTACCTGTAGACACCGCCGACCCGGCCCAAAACGCCCGTGCCATATGTGAGGCATGGCATACTTACAAGACCCTCGAAGATAGCTTATGA
- the selD gene encoding selenide, water dikinase SelD, with product MNQIKLTQYSHGAGCGCKIAPAVLDKMLAGHSGTQHFPQLLVGNDTRDDAAVYDIQDGRAIISTTDFFMPIVDDPADFGRIASVNAISDVYAMGGTPIMAIAILGWPVDKLPPEVAGEVLNGARQACAQAGIPLAGGHSIDAPEPIFGLSVTGTVKIEHLKKNGGAEAGNLLFLTKPLGVGIISTAQKKGIAQPDDLDRARKSMTTLNDIGAKLGTKDYVKALTDVTGFGLLGHLTEMCQASSLSAHLQAASVPLMPNLDHYLQQRAIPGGTTRNWDSYGHHIGDITERQRHLFCDPQTSGGLLVAVDASCKNNFLEFMGNEGFHLTPIGHLVTREDKLVTIQ from the coding sequence ATGAATCAGATCAAACTTACCCAATACAGCCACGGAGCAGGTTGCGGCTGCAAGATCGCCCCCGCCGTACTCGATAAAATGCTCGCCGGACATAGCGGCACCCAGCATTTCCCTCAGCTCCTCGTCGGTAATGATACCCGCGACGATGCCGCCGTATATGATATTCAGGACGGCCGCGCCATCATCAGCACCACCGACTTCTTCATGCCCATTGTCGATGACCCTGCCGACTTCGGCCGCATCGCTTCCGTCAATGCCATCAGCGACGTCTACGCCATGGGCGGCACCCCCATCATGGCCATAGCCATTCTTGGCTGGCCTGTAGACAAACTACCCCCGGAGGTAGCCGGAGAAGTACTCAATGGCGCCCGGCAGGCATGTGCCCAAGCAGGCATACCCCTTGCAGGTGGTCATAGCATTGATGCCCCCGAGCCCATATTCGGCCTCTCCGTCACAGGTACCGTTAAAATAGAACACCTTAAGAAAAACGGAGGAGCCGAGGCAGGAAACCTCCTCTTCCTCACCAAGCCCCTCGGCGTCGGCATCATTTCCACCGCTCAGAAAAAAGGGATCGCACAGCCAGATGACCTCGACCGCGCACGCAAGAGCATGACCACCCTCAATGACATCGGTGCTAAGTTAGGCACCAAAGACTATGTAAAAGCCCTCACCGACGTTACAGGCTTCGGCCTCCTCGGTCACCTGACCGAAATGTGCCAGGCAAGCAGCCTTAGCGCACACCTCCAGGCAGCCAGCGTTCCCCTTATGCCCAACCTTGACCACTACCTGCAGCAGCGCGCCATACCCGGGGGCACCACCCGCAACTGGGACAGCTACGGCCATCATATCGGCGATATCACCGAAAGGCAGCGCCACCTCTTCTGCGACCCTCAAACCAGCGGAGGCCTCCTCGTGGCAGTAGATGCATCTTGCAAAAACAACTTCCTCGAGTTTATGGGCAACGAAGGTTTTCACCTTACCCCCATAGGGCACCTCGTCACCAGAGAAGACAAACTCGTAACCATACAATAG
- a CDS encoding RNA polymerase sigma factor: MDTWVYKIAINVCLRSKMKLDKQNDKTERFDSIHFTLTQSGIDPQEQERLKYLKECISTLNEVDASLIVLYLDDLPYKDIAVTTGLSENHIAVKMKRIRAKLLGCITSKIS, translated from the coding sequence ATAGATACGTGGGTATATAAAATTGCCATTAACGTCTGCCTGCGCTCAAAAATGAAATTGGATAAACAAAACGATAAAACAGAACGGTTTGATTCCATTCATTTTACCCTAACCCAAAGCGGTATTGATCCTCAGGAACAAGAAAGGCTAAAGTATTTAAAAGAATGTATTTCTACATTAAATGAAGTTGATGCATCACTTATAGTCCTTTACCTGGATGATTTACCGTATAAAGATATTGCAGTAACCACCGGCTTATCAGAAAACCATATAGCAGTTAAAATGAAAAGGATCAGAGCAAAATTACTTGGGTGTATAACATCAAAAATTAGCTAA
- a CDS encoding IS110 family transposase — protein sequence MTIIKQCVGIDISQTTFAVCICFLEDTHDHHFSETRHFKNDKSGFNQLLRWVRKQCKSSVETVYLMEATGVYYENLAYHLHKLKQTVHVVLPNTSKHYFSSLNIKTKTDALDAKILSRFGVERKHKIWAPPSPVLLELRNLTRYYVQLQETKTALNNIKHSKEAAYEVQSIILKSNRSLIKTIDKQIQVCKTSIEKLIANEPQLNAKVRKVLTIKGVGLITVATIIAETLGFEHFKSIRQVVSYAGYDVVERQSGSSIKGKTRISKKGNRYIRNALYFPAMVSCRFNPSLKSTYLRIIQKKPSKMIGQVAIQRKLLALIYTLWKNDSEYIEGYKKEVASAIKTEATLDSSN from the coding sequence ATGACTATCATCAAACAATGTGTCGGTATCGACATCTCCCAGACAACCTTTGCAGTATGCATCTGCTTTTTAGAAGATACTCATGATCATCACTTCAGTGAGACAAGGCATTTCAAGAATGACAAAAGTGGCTTTAATCAACTGCTCCGCTGGGTGCGGAAGCAATGCAAAAGCTCAGTAGAAACAGTGTATTTGATGGAGGCTACAGGGGTTTATTACGAAAACCTTGCCTATCATTTGCATAAGCTAAAGCAGACAGTGCATGTAGTGCTTCCTAATACCTCTAAGCATTACTTTTCAAGCCTCAACATAAAGACTAAAACCGATGCTTTGGATGCAAAGATTCTTAGCCGTTTTGGTGTGGAAAGGAAACATAAGATCTGGGCTCCGCCTTCACCAGTATTGCTGGAACTAAGGAACCTGACTCGTTATTATGTACAGCTCCAGGAAACAAAGACAGCACTCAACAATATCAAACACAGTAAGGAGGCCGCTTATGAGGTACAGTCTATCATATTGAAGAGCAACCGTAGCCTGATCAAGACTATAGATAAGCAAATACAGGTGTGTAAAACGAGTATTGAAAAACTTATCGCCAATGAGCCTCAGCTTAACGCAAAAGTTAGAAAGGTTTTGACTATCAAAGGGGTAGGCCTCATCACAGTTGCAACCATTATTGCCGAAACCCTGGGTTTTGAGCATTTTAAAAGCATCAGGCAAGTGGTAAGCTATGCAGGGTATGATGTGGTAGAAAGGCAGTCAGGGAGCTCTATCAAGGGTAAGACTAGAATATCTAAAAAGGGCAACCGCTATATCAGAAATGCGCTCTACTTCCCTGCTATGGTTAGCTGTAGATTCAACCCAAGCCTAAAATCTACTTACCTGAGAATCATTCAGAAAAAACCATCCAAAATGATTGGCCAGGTAGCCATACAAAGAAAGCTCTTGGCTTTGATCTACACACTTTGGAAGAATGACTCTGAATACATTGAAGGGTACAAAAAAGAAGTAGCTTCAGCCATAAAGACCGAAGCTACACTGGATAGTTCTAACTAG
- a CDS encoding fibronectin type III domain-containing protein, with amino-acid sequence MMKERPFLRLWVKVWVCMLCLLGVFGQASAQSAVQASLQIFPPHSVYLSHYSQPGSLQVQILLRDMTEPSYPVHLRWTIEGPGIRLSTRQGYQGNVITLQGGMPRLLSAPELAGGLSPDALDFSGYDRGQFAQSGGQLPEGFYRFTVQAYDFRRPDVPLSAPATATAWLVLADPPLLNLPACHSQVTWPPGQPLLFQWTPMHRGSGLSGIAYEFTLVEVRGGLPPEEAMRSLPPLYQTVTPQTSLTYGLELPPLQEGLTYAWRVRAQLDDPSLSRLDARSEETFKNQGYSRVCAFVPGTPVADLPPLSGLTAEALSHVHARFSFAGYHRDNRRSQASTYRLQYRPTHQPDWPWRSVDITDTVYIARELAPDTPYEVKAGVVRNGIASQWSQVTAFTTQAPPEQACYDDEGPLPEITNREPLPNALVGDQIAVGKFTMRLQEVRGGDGVFSGRGTIYVPWMGLTLPVQFDRIAINTDYRMTDGLVHALSKPLDEWREGIEDFWEDRQQLADTTITVSGYLETVTLKEPAEGNNEATTDSRTYVVTLASGETIEIQQPPGQSVAVTDSQGRTIVIDEEGRIGPILEPEADTPVLATGDRISQPVYFTAYEHQHYGFDTQLHDAYTEHYESLPLSEDENSEYPIAWKALATGQTDRVTLKGDTTGLKLITQSGQPVPVLEKTGDDLYTILLTGQGDKEESYLQAIRTNAEDSTESLSGQLNTVSYAPQQLTLKVVPVNGAGYMKPGGGKDILKALKATYGPAVVNSTVIYDDAFTADYDTDGDGALDDGSTGMLSNYTPEMRKLIRSYEQAHKTEDGTYYLFLVHTPKSAIDEDGTDNARAGFMPYKRQFGFIFTSRIGNPDHFDKTIAHELGHGAFRLPHTFVETPALEEWATDNLMDYTFFGTQLHKHQWDLIHNPRPVWGLLTGDEEVSAFGEGPGGICLGDEEAIRTLNSRYTHFYLPDGRILDTRGSLQVSGFFPYSADEPQATRGTVFSLRPEAYDYTHVYTSTEEKNTTYGFGLKITSTGLSTIKAENLTLPESSDKAVRVRINKEGRAIDVLDQAGSLVETIPFTRDCACNEVTPSEAQTFAFDDHTSHYVDKARDLGKPVTGAIHHTSEIIHALLASVNAQKPTHAKDEAFLGHILADKLLTYEAFNEGRKFYVAPVEVNTLSLSQASWDQVARTVFEEASLTADDILITVPYVRCSGIGNDLGEYFFMPGLAYGDNIRIDHSQLKKGQYKNTQRVASFQAGIISPVEDFVVDVFRHTAKKMLLYKAIYNASNTVECIEIRKDDVSGQAFNKTIRLYYQSSVDHLAQLLEEQKAELKKAEDDLNRFLTNPQLPASRKREAALATERRLRVLKVTHAEARLAFIRAQSQRNTLTPYQSAYFDLKIREQHLDQPFEHPNIEGLELAHTFGLAYIYSDAFNDLRERLAYSDEDLSTIDWEDAWAFTDKTDYILKQYDQTVYNSIDGASVALGCFGLDFIADGVGLGYSLFRGDVVQAGGYSVGVLVIGPEGVVIAKASVSALVVLITKNGLEEGGEQLGRRALLKLGQKYADEGVISREAFAELQSLEERELAAALKAALSGRRLPGELPFLSQLHEEALSTVSRWDEAVYLKLEDDLASNPAFSEKFFNLANTDPGVVEAWKAVGVDANLRTNTKFLGNISGYSDDLLKQLNDDLLNPKWAEELKALFKDNPNDVTNIWKQLKEDPLYAWEVSKTGDASWQKWSKREFFKEITAKGKAFERFVESNISSLRTKLLNKYPNLDISQYEIFTQVQIKTGLGSEHFVADIVLVKKKADDFGQIVLDKNHVVVLETKLSLATNLTTPQGNALAKVQSNSNTFEVRSVSKQNVNGFTIMNSDNLIITDFIKVYSDGNGSVISDVVSLK; translated from the coding sequence ATGATGAAAGAGAGGCCGTTTCTACGGCTATGGGTGAAGGTATGGGTATGTATGCTTTGCCTGTTGGGCGTATTCGGACAGGCTTCTGCCCAGTCTGCCGTGCAGGCCAGCCTGCAAATCTTTCCGCCCCACAGCGTCTACCTGAGCCACTACAGCCAGCCCGGCAGCCTGCAGGTGCAGATTCTGCTGCGTGACATGACAGAACCCAGCTACCCCGTACACCTCCGCTGGACCATAGAAGGCCCCGGCATACGGCTCAGCACCCGCCAGGGCTACCAGGGCAACGTCATCACCCTGCAGGGCGGCATGCCCCGCCTGCTCTCCGCCCCCGAGCTCGCTGGTGGTCTCTCACCCGACGCATTAGACTTCAGCGGCTACGACCGCGGGCAATTTGCCCAGAGCGGCGGCCAGCTCCCCGAAGGCTTCTACCGCTTCACCGTGCAGGCCTACGACTTCAGAAGGCCCGACGTCCCCCTTTCTGCTCCCGCTACCGCCACCGCCTGGCTCGTCCTGGCCGATCCGCCCCTGCTCAATCTGCCCGCCTGCCACAGCCAGGTTACCTGGCCGCCCGGCCAGCCTTTGCTTTTCCAGTGGACCCCCATGCACCGGGGCAGCGGCCTTAGTGGCATCGCCTACGAATTCACCCTGGTAGAAGTGCGCGGCGGCCTGCCGCCCGAAGAGGCCATGCGCAGCCTGCCACCCCTCTACCAGACCGTCACCCCCCAGACCAGCCTCACCTACGGCCTCGAGCTACCGCCCCTGCAGGAAGGCCTCACCTACGCTTGGCGCGTGCGGGCGCAGCTGGACGACCCGTCTCTATCTCGACTTGACGCTCGATCGGAGGAAACCTTCAAAAACCAGGGCTACAGCCGGGTCTGCGCCTTTGTGCCCGGTACCCCCGTGGCCGATCTGCCTCCCCTAAGCGGCCTTACTGCCGAGGCCCTCAGCCACGTACACGCCAGGTTCTCCTTTGCCGGCTACCACAGAGACAACCGCCGTAGCCAGGCCAGCACCTACCGGCTGCAGTATCGCCCCACCCACCAGCCCGACTGGCCCTGGCGCAGCGTTGATATCACCGACACTGTCTACATCGCCCGGGAGCTCGCCCCCGACACCCCCTACGAAGTAAAGGCCGGCGTGGTGCGCAACGGTATCGCTTCCCAGTGGAGCCAGGTCACCGCCTTTACCACCCAGGCCCCGCCTGAGCAAGCCTGCTATGATGATGAAGGCCCCCTGCCTGAGATCACCAACCGGGAACCCCTGCCCAATGCCCTGGTCGGTGACCAGATCGCCGTGGGCAAGTTCACCATGCGCCTGCAGGAGGTCCGCGGTGGCGACGGGGTCTTCAGTGGAAGAGGTACCATTTACGTCCCCTGGATGGGCCTTACCCTTCCCGTACAGTTCGACCGCATTGCCATCAACACCGACTACCGGATGACCGACGGGCTCGTCCATGCCCTCAGCAAGCCCCTTGATGAGTGGCGGGAAGGCATAGAAGATTTCTGGGAAGACCGGCAGCAACTGGCCGATACCACCATCACCGTCTCCGGCTACCTTGAAACCGTTACCCTGAAAGAACCGGCCGAAGGCAATAACGAAGCGACCACCGACTCACGCACCTACGTTGTCACCCTGGCCAGCGGTGAGACCATTGAGATCCAGCAGCCCCCCGGCCAGAGTGTAGCCGTAACTGACAGCCAGGGCCGCACCATCGTCATCGATGAAGAAGGCCGCATAGGCCCCATCCTCGAGCCGGAGGCAGACACGCCTGTACTCGCCACTGGCGACCGCATCAGCCAACCCGTCTACTTCACTGCCTACGAGCACCAGCACTACGGCTTTGATACCCAACTGCATGACGCCTACACGGAGCACTATGAAAGCCTTCCCCTGAGCGAGGATGAAAACAGCGAATACCCTATCGCCTGGAAAGCCTTAGCCACCGGGCAGACCGACAGAGTCACCCTTAAAGGCGATACCACCGGCCTGAAGCTGATTACCCAATCTGGCCAGCCCGTACCGGTGCTTGAAAAGACCGGTGACGACCTGTACACCATCCTGCTCACCGGCCAGGGAGACAAGGAAGAAAGCTACCTGCAGGCCATACGCACCAATGCTGAAGACAGCACTGAGAGCCTCAGCGGCCAGCTCAACACCGTCAGCTACGCTCCCCAGCAACTCACCCTGAAGGTAGTGCCCGTCAACGGCGCAGGCTACATGAAGCCCGGTGGTGGGAAAGACATCCTCAAGGCCCTGAAAGCCACCTACGGCCCCGCCGTAGTCAACTCGACCGTCATCTATGATGATGCCTTTACCGCCGACTACGACACTGACGGCGATGGCGCTTTGGACGATGGGAGTACCGGCATGCTCTCCAACTACACCCCTGAGATGAGAAAGCTCATCAGGAGCTATGAGCAGGCGCATAAGACAGAAGACGGCACCTACTACCTCTTCCTGGTCCACACCCCCAAAAGCGCCATAGACGAAGACGGAACGGACAACGCCAGGGCCGGCTTTATGCCCTACAAGCGCCAGTTCGGCTTTATCTTCACCTCCCGTATCGGTAACCCCGACCACTTCGACAAGACCATCGCCCACGAGCTCGGCCACGGCGCTTTCCGCCTCCCGCACACCTTCGTGGAGACTCCCGCCCTGGAGGAGTGGGCCACAGACAATCTGATGGACTACACCTTTTTCGGCACCCAGCTGCACAAGCACCAGTGGGACCTCATCCACAACCCCCGGCCCGTATGGGGCCTGCTCACAGGGGATGAGGAGGTTTCTGCCTTTGGTGAAGGACCGGGAGGCATCTGCCTGGGAGACGAAGAAGCCATCCGGACACTCAACAGCCGGTATACCCATTTCTACCTGCCCGACGGCCGCATCCTCGATACCCGGGGCAGCCTGCAGGTATCAGGCTTCTTCCCTTATAGCGCTGATGAACCCCAAGCTACCAGAGGCACCGTGTTTTCCCTAAGGCCGGAAGCATACGACTACACCCACGTCTACACCTCAACCGAAGAAAAGAACACCACCTATGGTTTTGGCCTGAAAATCACCTCCACAGGCCTGAGTACTATAAAAGCCGAAAACCTCACCCTGCCGGAAAGCTCCGATAAAGCCGTCAGAGTAAGGATCAATAAAGAAGGCCGTGCCATAGACGTGCTGGACCAGGCCGGCAGCCTTGTAGAAACCATTCCCTTTACCCGGGACTGCGCCTGCAACGAAGTCACCCCCTCTGAAGCGCAAACCTTTGCCTTCGATGACCATACCAGCCACTACGTAGACAAAGCCCGCGATTTAGGGAAACCCGTAACCGGCGCTATCCACCACACCAGCGAAATCATCCATGCCCTTTTAGCCAGTGTCAATGCGCAAAAGCCCACCCATGCAAAAGATGAGGCCTTCCTGGGACACATCCTCGCCGATAAGCTCCTCACCTACGAAGCATTTAATGAAGGCCGTAAGTTCTATGTCGCCCCGGTTGAGGTAAATACCCTGTCTTTGAGCCAGGCCTCGTGGGACCAGGTAGCCCGGACCGTCTTTGAGGAAGCCTCCCTCACCGCCGATGACATACTGATCACCGTCCCCTATGTCCGGTGTAGTGGTATCGGCAACGACCTGGGCGAGTACTTCTTCATGCCCGGCCTCGCCTACGGCGACAATATCCGGATTGACCACAGCCAGCTGAAGAAAGGGCAATACAAAAACACCCAACGGGTGGCCAGCTTCCAGGCCGGCATCATCAGCCCGGTGGAAGACTTTGTCGTCGATGTATTCCGCCACACCGCCAAGAAGATGCTCCTGTACAAGGCCATCTACAATGCCTCCAATACAGTAGAATGCATTGAGATACGGAAAGACGATGTCTCCGGGCAGGCCTTCAACAAAACCATCCGCCTCTACTACCAGAGCTCCGTAGACCACCTGGCGCAGTTATTAGAAGAGCAGAAAGCCGAACTTAAGAAAGCTGAAGATGACCTGAACCGCTTTCTAACCAACCCGCAGCTACCAGCCAGCCGTAAGCGGGAAGCGGCCCTTGCCACAGAAAGACGATTGCGGGTACTGAAGGTCACCCATGCAGAAGCCAGGCTTGCCTTTATCCGGGCCCAGTCCCAACGTAATACCCTTACTCCCTACCAGTCAGCCTATTTTGACCTGAAAATAAGGGAACAGCACCTCGATCAGCCCTTTGAGCACCCTAATATAGAGGGGCTTGAGCTAGCTCACACCTTCGGTCTGGCCTATATCTACAGCGATGCGTTCAATGACCTGCGGGAGAGGCTGGCCTATAGCGATGAAGACCTCAGTACTATAGACTGGGAAGATGCCTGGGCCTTCACCGACAAGACTGACTATATACTGAAGCAGTACGACCAAACCGTCTATAACTCCATAGACGGAGCTTCAGTAGCGCTGGGATGTTTCGGACTTGACTTTATCGCTGATGGAGTAGGGCTCGGCTATTCCCTGTTCAGAGGTGATGTAGTCCAGGCAGGCGGCTACTCCGTCGGTGTACTGGTCATTGGTCCCGAGGGCGTGGTCATTGCCAAGGCCTCGGTATCCGCCCTGGTGGTTCTCATCACCAAAAACGGACTCGAAGAAGGCGGGGAACAACTGGGCAGGAGAGCCCTGCTCAAGCTGGGCCAGAAGTATGCAGACGAAGGCGTGATCAGCCGTGAAGCCTTCGCAGAGCTGCAGAGTCTTGAAGAAAGAGAGCTGGCCGCCGCCCTCAAGGCAGCGCTCAGTGGCAGAAGGTTACCCGGTGAGTTACCCTTCCTGAGCCAGCTCCATGAGGAGGCACTAAGCACCGTAAGCCGATGGGACGAAGCTGTCTACCTGAAGCTTGAAGACGACCTGGCCAGTAACCCGGCATTTTCTGAGAAATTTTTCAATCTTGCGAATACTGATCCGGGGGTGGTTGAGGCGTGGAAGGCTGTCGGGGTGGATGCTAATCTAAGGACGAATACTAAGTTCTTAGGTAATATATCTGGTTACAGTGATGACTTGTTAAAACAGTTAAATGATGACTTACTAAATCCAAAATGGGCAGAGGAGTTAAAGGCACTATTCAAAGATAATCCAAACGATGTAACTAATATATGGAAGCAGCTAAAAGAGGATCCTTTATATGCCTGGGAGGTTAGTAAGACAGGTGATGCTAGTTGGCAGAAATGGAGTAAGAGGGAATTCTTTAAAGAGATTACGGCTAAGGGAAAAGCATTTGAGAGGTTTGTGGAAAGTAATATCAGTTCTTTAAGGACAAAATTGTTAAATAAGTATCCTAATCTGGATATAAGTCAGTATGAAATATTTACTCAGGTTCAAATAAAAACAGGGTTAGGATCAGAACACTTTGTAGCTGATATCGTCTTGGTGAAAAAGAAAGCAGATGATTTTGGTCAAATAGTTCTTGATAAGAACCACGTGGTCGTGTTAGAAACAAAATTGAGTTTAGCAACTAACCTTACTACTCCTCAAGGAAACGCACTCGCAAAAGTACAGTCTAACTCGAATACTTTTGAGGTTAGAAGTGTTTCAAAGCAAAATGTTAATGGTTTTACTATCATGAATTCTGACAATTTAATAATCACCGATTTTATTAAGGTGTACAGTGACGGGAATGGAAGTGTTATCAGTGATGTTGTTTCACTAAAATAG